catgagccactgcgcccagcctagttatatttcttttctttctttctttttttcttttttcttttttactatattTCAATGAAGTTTTGAGGAACAAGGTGTTTGGTTGCATGGAGAAGATTTTCAtgttgatttctgagattttggtgtacccaccACCCGAGCAGTGTATACTGTATCCaatgtgcagtcttttatccgtcaccctcctcccaccattCCCTCTGCGTCCCAAAAGCCCATTACATCATTCTTTTGTCTTTGCATcatcataacttagctcccatttataagtgagatagtacaatgtttggtttttcattcttgGGTTAGttctcttagaataatggtcCGCAACTCCACCCAGGTTGTGTGAGTGCCgatatttcattcttctttttgactgagtagtattccgtggtatgtacatatgtacagaTCACAagaatatgtcacattttctttatccattgatttGTTTTAGGCtgctttcatatttttgcaattgcaaactatgctgctataaacatgtgggtgcaagtatctttttcgtaagataagttcttttcttctgggtaggtagccagtagtgggattattggatcaaatgatagttctacctTTAGTTCTTTACAGACTCTCCATACTGTGTTTtatagtagttgtactagttgacgttcccaccagcagtgtaaaagtgttctgtCTTCACCACATCGAAGCCAACgtctgttatttctttattttttatattatggccattcttccaggagtaaggtggtatcacattgtggattttttttttgaggacggaGTCTCGGCCCagcctgtggctggagtgcaggctggatctcagcttcactgcaagctcctcccccGGTTCATGCTTATCTGGCCccagccccgagtagctgggactacaggcgcccgcccatCTGGGCCcgctattttgtatttcttgtagagatcggtttcactgtgttctaggatggtctcgatctcctgacctcgcggatccgcttccatctcgcctcccaaagtgctgggattacaggcttgagccacgctcGGCCCaggattttatttgcattttcctgttaATTcgtgatgttcagcattttttcatatgcttgttggccatttgtatatcttcttttgaggattGTCTCTTCATGAACtctgcctactttttgatggggtgggttggttgttttgttttgttttgtttttgtctgtcacccaggctggagtgcagtggcatattcttggctcactgaagcctccgcctcccgagttgaaGCTATTCTCCTGACTCTGGctcacaagtagctaggattacaggcacccaccagcacgcccggctaatttttgtattgttagtagaggcaaagttttgccatgttggccaggctggtcttgaactcttgacttcaagtgttctgcccaccccagcctccgaaaggactgggattacaggcatgagccaccccacccaactggatgattagattttttttcttgtggatttgagtttattttagattctggatattagtcctttgttggatgtatagattgtgaatattttcttctatttcttctatgAGTTCTATTTAGTCTGCTTATTAGTTGTTTGACTGTGCAGAAGGTATTTaggataaagtaaaaataaattaagataaaatgcatctatttatctttgttcttgTTGCATTCGCTTTTGGATTCTTAGTCATGAGctctttgcctaagtcaatgcCTAGAAAAGTTTTTCTGATGATATCTTgtagatttttgtttgctttcaggtctcagatttaagtatttgatccatcCTCAGTTCATGTTTGTCAGAAGTGCAAGGTGgggatccagcttcattcttccacatgtggctTGTGAATTATCCCAGCGCCATGGAtcgaatagggtgtcctttccccacttgatgatttttgtttgtttgttgaagatcaattggcagtaagtatttggctttatttttgtgttgtctgttctgttccattgatctacacGCCTATTTCTGTATtagtaccctgctgttttggtaactctagttttgtagtatagtttgaattcaggtaatgtgatgcctccagatttgttctttttgatgtaATCTTCCTTGGCTAtctggggtcttttttggttccatattaattttaggattgtttttttctaattctgtggagaatgatgattttattttgaaggGAATTACGTTTAATTTATAGATCACTTTGGCAGTagggtcattttcacaatactaaTTCTACCCATCCACGAGcctgggatgtgtttccatttatttgcattgTCTGTATTCACTTTCAGCAGGTTTTTGTAGTTTCCTTGTCGAGATCTTTCTCTTTTTGGGTTAGGTACAttcctaagttttattttttatttatttttttatttttccagctgTTGCAAAAGGGGTTAACttcttcatttgattctcagcttagtcATTGTTGGCACATAGCAATGTTACTGATTTGtgttcattgattttgtatcctgaaactttactgaattcatttatcagatttaggagctttttggatgggTCTTTAGAGTTTTCTGGGTATACGACCATATCATCATTGAACAGGACAGTTTTACTTCCtgtttaccaatttggatgctttttctttctcttgtctgattgctctggctaggccTTCTAGTACTGTGTCGAAgggaagtggtgaaagtgggcatccttgtcttattccagttctgaGGGgcaatgttttcaacttttccccattcagtataatgttggctgtgggtttgtcatagaggGCTTTTATAaccttgaggtatgtcccttctgtGCTGATTTTGGTGAGTTTCCTCTTTATAAAGGGATGgcagattttgtcaaatgctttttccgcATCTATTATGATGAtctctgattttttgtttttatttctgcttatgtgaagtgtcacatttattgacttgcatatattaAACCATTCCTGCATACCTGGTATGAAACCTACTTGACCATggtgttttatctttttgatatgctgtttgattcagttagctaatattttgttgaggaattttgcatctatattcatgagggatattggtctgtagttttctctttttgctgtgtcctttcctggtttgggtATTAAGGTGAAACTGGCTTCCTAGAATGATttatggaggattccctcttcATCTTTTGTAATAATTTCCATGAGATTGGTACCAGTCTTTCTTTGGAtgcctgatagaattcagctgtgaatacaTCCTGGATATTTTAGTTGGCAatctttttattgctgtttcaGTCTTGCTACTTGTTATTAATCTGtttagagtttctatttcttcctgatttgatCTAGgtgggttgtatatttccaggaagttatccatctcctctagattttctagtttgtgtgtataaCGGTATTCTTATTGGCCTTAAATGATACTTTGTATTCCTGTTATATCAGTTGTACTATCTCTTATTTcattctaattgagcttatttggatctttttttctcttttcttggttaatcttgctaacgTTCTGtgaattttgtttgtcttttcagaaaaccagcttgttaatttatcttttgtagtatttttgtttgtttgtttgaatttcatttagttcagctctgatatttgttattacttttcttctgctgggtttgagtttgatttgttcttgtttctctggttACTTCAGGTGTGACCTTCGattgtttgtgctctttcagtctttttgatgtggCCTTTTAATGCTTTGAACATTCCTTTTAGCATCGCTTTTGCTGTGTCCTAGAAGTTTTGAGAAGTTGTGTCACGGTtatcattcagtttgaagaatttttaaatttccctcttgAGTTCATTGTcgacccaaagatcattcagaagcaattatttaatttctacatatttgtgtaATTTCGTGGGTTCCTTTAGGAGTTAATTACCAATTTTATTCCCCTGTggtctgaaaagatacttgatgtaattttgattttcttaaattcattgagacttgttttgtggcctatcgtATGAtgtatcttggagaatgttcgatgtactgatgaaaagaatgtacattctgcagttgttgggtagaatgttctgtaaatatcaagTCCTTTTGTTCTAGGATATAATttaagttcattgtttctttgttgactttctgtcttgatgacctgtctactGCTGTCAGTGGAGCATTGAGTCCATCACTGTAGTTGTGTTTTTATCTGTCCCATTTCTTatgtctagtagtaattgttttataaatttgggaggtCCCTCGTTaagtgcatgtatatttaggattgtgatattttccttttggagtgattcttttatcattgtataatattgctctttgtctttctttttttttttttttttttaaatttatttattattattatactttaagttgtagggtacatgtgcataacatgcaggtttgttacatatgtatacttgtgccatgtNNNNNNNNNNNNNNNNNNNNNNNNNNNNNNNNNNNNNNNNNNNNNNNNNNNNNNNNNNNNNNNNNNNNNNNNNNNNNNNNNNNNNNNNNNNNNNNNNNNNGGGCCGTGCAGCTGGAGACCAGGAGGGGAGCTGATGTTCCAGTTTGATGTTCCCCCCCAGGTCTCCAGGTGCAGGGCCCTCATACTGGAACATCAGTTCCCCGCCCAGGCTCCAGCTACACGGCCCTGAAACTAAAACATCATTTCTCCCCCGGGTCTCCAGCTGCACCGCCCTCAAACTGGAACATCTGCTCCCCGTCAGGTCTCAAGCTGCACGGCCCTCCAACTGGAATATCAGCTCCCCGCCGGGTCTCCAGCTGCACAGCCCTCAAATTGGAACATCAGCTCAGCCCTGGGCTCCAGCTGCACGGCCCTCAAACTGGAACATCGGCTCCCCACGGATCTACAGCAGCACGGCCTCAAAATGGAACATCAGCTCCCCGCCGGGTCTCCAGCTGCACGGCCCTCAAACTGGAACATCAGCTCCCCCTCAGGTCTCCAGCTGCACGGCCCTCAAACTGGAACATGAGCTCCTCTCCAGTTGCAGGACACTAATACTAGAAAAATGCCAGCTCCTCCTGGGTTCTACAGCTGCGCAACCCTCAAACTAAAGAAACGCCAGCTCCTCTCTGGGTCTGCAGCTGCATGAACCTCAAACTAGATCACCTCTCCCCCTGGATCTCCAGCTCCACGACCCTCAcagaggaatagccacactggcTCCTTCACTGTCTTCAGCTCCACAACCTAAAACATCAGTGGCAGCACCAGCTCCTCCGTGGACCTCCAGCTCAACGACTCTCAGACTTAAAAGGCAGCGTCGGCTCCTCCCCAAGGCTCCAGCTCCACCAACCTCAGATTTGAATAGCAGTAGCACCAGCTCTTGTCCGGGTCTTCAGCCCCACAACCCTCCCTGAACAATCCCTTCTCACGAAATTCAGCAGTCAAGAAAACTGcagcagaagtaaatgaataaatgttttgttttcaaatcgGTATCTCTTTTATGTTCATGAGttaacttttctattttccattaacCTTGCAATCTACTTATGTCCAATGTGAGATAGAAACACAGCAGTTGAAATGACgtttaaaaacttagaaatatttttaatataatcaaCACACAGCCGTAGACGCGATCTTATTTCTCTCTGCCTGTACAGAAGTCTTGTGAAAATTCAAACTATGAATTTACTTTGTTGAGATTCCCAGAATACACATTAATCCCAAATGTTACTCCTCTCCTTAAAATCTTTTAACATGTTCCCATCACCCGAGCATAAATGCCAGCTCCCATTCACAGCCCAAGGTGTCCAGGAtggccctgccctctgccctggtCTGTGGACTCCCCTCTTACATGCCAGCACCCATCCACAGCCCACAGTGCCCGGCACGGCCCTGCCCTCTACCCTGGCCTATGGTCTTCACTCCGGTGCCCAGCCCGGCCCTCCACCCCCCTGCCCTGGCTTATGGTCTCCCCTCTTAAATGCCAGCACCCATCCACagcccacagtgcccagcacgGCCCTGCCCTCTACCCTGGCCTATGGTCTTCACTATGGTGCCCAGCCCGGCCCTCCACCCACCTGCCCTGGCTTACGGTTTCCCCTCTTAAATGCCAGCTCCCATCCACagcccacagtgcccagcacgGCCCTGCCGTCTACTCTGGCCTAAGGTCTCTTCTCTCTGTCATTCCCTTCCTCCCGGACAGGCCTCTGCCAGTTCCCCAAACCACAGAGGCTCAGGCCTGACTCTGGACCTTTCCcctgctgtgccctctgcctggggTGCCTTTCCCGGGCTCCGCATCCTCCTCTTAACTCACTCAGCTCCAGCATGCTGGTCGCCCCTCAGGTGGATGAACACACAGTGTCCTCTCACACCAAGAGCCTTCGCACAGGCTCTTCTCTGTGCCAGACACACTCCCCCTCTCACTACCGGGGTTTACTCTCTAAATACCATTCATCCTTGGAGTCTCCACTGAAATATCGCTCCCTGCCCACCCCCTCACTGGGACTTAACCTTGGTTAGGTTGCCAACCCATCTCCAGACTCCAGGAAGCCAGATGCCATCCTAGCACTTGGAACTCCCCCATTGCCACATTTTGCACACCCGTGATTACTGTGTTAGGCTGGTGCAGAAGTCATCGAGATTTTTGCCATTACTATTAACGAACTGCAGCACCAGCtccttcccacttttttttttttgccattacttttaatgactgCTGCCCCAACCTATTAGAATCACttatatttattcatccatcatctGCCTTCCCCTCTAGAAAGGAAGCTCCGTGAGAAGAGAGGCAGAATCTACTCAAATCACTCTAGCTTCCCAGCACACTGCTTGTCAATCATCATTTACCGACTGACTGACAGAGAAATGCCGTCACCGTTGCTGGGATGAGGCACACGACACGCCCCTGTGAAAGCCACTGTCATGGACAGTTAGCGTTTGCTCTCCACTCCTGCACCTGTGGCGTGGCTGGGCTTGAGCTGATCTAGTCTGGGCTTGACTCCAGGCTGAGCATAGGAACCATGTGTATTGCTCCACCGCATGCCTCATC
This sequence is a window from Papio anubis isolate 15944 chromosome 5, Panubis1.0, whole genome shotgun sequence. Protein-coding genes within it:
- the ZDHHC11 gene encoding probable palmitoyltransferase ZDHHC11 isoform X4 is translated as MSLLHFSKPGRGLVGKESMPGTPCRFTGAPVRSPVLFTRKGVRRHGKPMMNRVYLHLGLRFKYLIHPQFMFVRSARWGSSFILPHVACELSQRHGSNRVSFPHLMIFVCLLKINWQ